From Pseudoalteromonas viridis, the proteins below share one genomic window:
- a CDS encoding glycosyltransferase family 9 protein, which yields MSQAISSICILRLSAIGDVCHAVAAVQAIQRAHPQAKVTWVIGKVEAMLLADMPGVEFVIFDKKQGKAAFKQLKARFKGHKFDILLHMQVAFRANLAARCIPAKVKIGFDKGRSKEFHSLVINQRIAPQPEPHVLEGFQNFARAIGAECDAPTWDMPVSEADKRDARELLQGLTRIFVISPAASKAERNWLPERYAALAEYAAAQGFSVVLTGGPTELERKLSDAIVTHAQCDITNLVGKTKLKTLLCVLAQAQLVLAPDTGPAHMAVTVGTPVIGLYAHSNPKRTGPYLYQDYVVEVYHDNLIAQKGKSAQQLKWGTRLKGSDLMSQISVERVTQMFDQVVKQEQL from the coding sequence GTGTCTCAGGCAATTTCTTCCATTTGTATTCTCCGCCTTTCGGCTATCGGTGATGTTTGTCATGCCGTTGCGGCTGTTCAGGCTATCCAGCGCGCGCATCCACAGGCAAAAGTCACCTGGGTGATTGGCAAAGTTGAAGCCATGCTACTGGCAGACATGCCTGGGGTTGAGTTTGTTATTTTTGACAAGAAACAAGGTAAGGCAGCATTTAAACAGCTTAAAGCGCGCTTTAAAGGACACAAGTTCGACATCCTTTTACATATGCAAGTAGCGTTTCGCGCCAATCTGGCTGCACGCTGTATCCCGGCAAAGGTCAAAATCGGCTTTGATAAGGGTCGCTCCAAGGAGTTTCACTCGCTGGTCATTAACCAACGAATTGCGCCACAACCCGAGCCCCATGTACTGGAAGGGTTTCAGAATTTTGCTCGCGCCATCGGTGCAGAGTGTGACGCACCAACATGGGATATGCCAGTCAGTGAAGCGGATAAGCGGGACGCCCGTGAGCTGCTGCAAGGTCTGACGCGCATTTTCGTTATTTCCCCGGCTGCCAGTAAAGCAGAGCGTAATTGGCTGCCAGAGCGTTATGCTGCGCTGGCAGAGTATGCTGCGGCGCAGGGGTTTAGCGTGGTGCTGACAGGCGGACCGACCGAGCTGGAGCGCAAGCTCAGTGATGCCATTGTGACGCATGCACAGTGCGATATCACTAATCTAGTGGGTAAAACCAAGCTTAAAACCTTACTGTGTGTGTTAGCGCAGGCGCAACTGGTACTGGCACCGGATACCGGACCTGCTCACATGGCGGTGACGGTTGGCACGCCGGTCATTGGTTTGTATGCGCATTCCAACCCCAAGCGCACCGGGCCGTATCTGTATCAGGATTATGTGGTCGAGGTTTACCATGACAACCTGATTGCACAAAAAGGCAAGAGTGCACAACAGCTTAAATGGGGCACGCGATTAAAGGGCAGTGATTTGATGAGTCAAATCTCAGTGGAGCGGGTGACACAGATGTTCGATCAGGTAGTAAAGCAGGAACAATTATGA
- the hldE gene encoding bifunctional D-glycero-beta-D-manno-heptose-7-phosphate kinase/D-glycero-beta-D-manno-heptose 1-phosphate adenylyltransferase HldE has protein sequence MNLSALRNLNQAKVLVVGDVMLDRYWHGDTGRISPEAPVPVVKVSSLEDKAGGAANVAKNIAHLDGQVGLLGLIGEDDNGRQLESILAKEQIASQLVTVAELPTIAKMRVISRHQQVVRLDLEEPFVDSHSQLLLTRLEQVVNHYDFVLFSDYNKGALTCIEEMIKVAKEAGKTVLIDPKSSDLSRYRGADYITPNLNEFRLAGGDASNEETLTSSARALIKQAGIGAMLLTRSEQGMSLITQDEKYDFAAQVQEVSDVTGAGDTVIATLTTMLGAGFSPSEAVELANLAAGIAVAKLGAATVTPEELSRKLGQYLRQTGEHYQTPYEEVLKHIEFAKQNGETIVFTNGCFDILHAGHVRYLAQAKARGDRLVVGLNNDDSISRLKGPERPINPLNERAMVLSALASVDWVIPFGKESEGDTPAKLIEQISPHILVKGGDYQVSEIAGADHVLAMGGQVEVLAFLDGCSTSNIIAKARETE, from the coding sequence ATGAACCTGAGTGCACTGAGAAATTTAAACCAGGCAAAGGTTTTGGTGGTCGGTGACGTGATGCTTGACCGCTATTGGCATGGCGATACGGGTCGTATTTCGCCTGAAGCGCCGGTGCCGGTGGTTAAGGTGAGTAGTCTGGAAGACAAAGCGGGCGGCGCGGCAAATGTGGCGAAAAATATTGCGCATTTGGATGGCCAGGTTGGGCTGTTGGGCCTAATTGGTGAAGATGACAATGGCCGCCAGCTGGAATCGATTCTGGCAAAAGAGCAAATTGCCTCACAACTGGTTACCGTGGCTGAGCTGCCGACGATTGCCAAAATGCGCGTGATCAGTCGTCATCAGCAGGTGGTACGACTGGACCTGGAAGAGCCCTTTGTCGATTCCCACAGTCAGCTGTTATTGACCCGCCTGGAGCAAGTGGTTAATCACTATGATTTTGTGCTTTTTTCAGACTATAACAAAGGTGCGTTGACCTGTATTGAAGAGATGATCAAGGTCGCCAAAGAGGCGGGTAAAACGGTGCTGATCGATCCGAAATCGTCTGACCTGAGTCGTTATCGTGGCGCAGACTACATTACGCCAAACCTCAATGAGTTTCGTCTCGCCGGGGGGGATGCCAGTAATGAAGAGACACTGACGAGCAGTGCCCGGGCTTTGATAAAGCAAGCCGGCATTGGCGCTATGCTGCTAACTCGCTCTGAGCAGGGAATGTCGCTGATCACGCAAGATGAGAAGTATGATTTTGCCGCTCAGGTTCAGGAAGTCAGTGATGTCACTGGTGCCGGTGATACCGTGATTGCAACACTGACAACCATGCTGGGTGCCGGATTTTCGCCCAGTGAAGCGGTGGAGCTGGCCAACTTAGCAGCGGGGATTGCCGTGGCTAAACTGGGCGCTGCAACCGTGACCCCGGAGGAGCTAAGCCGTAAACTGGGGCAGTACCTGCGCCAAACCGGTGAGCATTATCAAACGCCTTATGAAGAGGTGCTTAAGCACATCGAGTTTGCCAAACAAAATGGTGAAACCATAGTGTTTACCAATGGCTGCTTCGATATTCTGCACGCCGGGCATGTGCGTTATCTGGCGCAAGCCAAGGCCAGGGGCGACCGGCTGGTGGTCGGGCTTAACAACGATGACTCTATTTCAAGACTGAAAGGTCCTGAGCGGCCAATCAATCCGCTCAATGAACGCGCTATGGTGCTGTCGGCGCTGGCGTCTGTCGACTGGGTGATCCCGTTTGGTAAAGAAAGTGAGGGCGATACGCCAGCTAAGCTGATTGAGCAGATCAGCCCGCATATTCTCGTCAAGGGCGGAGATTATCAGGTGTCAGAAATTGCAGGTGCCGATCATGTCCTTGCCATGGGCGGCCAGGTTGAGGTGTTAGCCTTTCTCGACGGGTGCTCCACATCAAATATCATCGCCAAGGCCAGAGAGACTGAGTAG
- a CDS encoding capsule assembly Wzi family protein has protein sequence MSFRTITLSSLCLLGAAQAIAMPTAFLPLGKDNILEYQIDQMFALTGTMPMSKPYRITEINKTLLKLETLDSGLHQSIKARLAPYLESDAITRRGIKLRVDSGDVQQLANDRGNYSSEYAELSFDGIWRGSDSSLVQIGAEYRVDAGKVVPYNTFYALGGDNLQLTLGYKEHWFSPFKHGAMVYSNNAKPSLSASLGLNLPLDNWWNFDFELFYSELEHVEKGIVYQGQLHDGTPKLAGTHISFEPLDNWKIGINRMMQFGGGPREVDFKDVVKAYFDPAGNDNRGLTGSIDNELGDQWATITSTFTTQWLTPVQWYLEYGGEDTKNHKNYQFGNTVASFGVFLPALTPDITLRYEYTNIHSLWYVNEIYAKAGNTIDGFVVGHAAANQRTFGDAAPTDVQTLEVSYRENLDSLWRVKASVIDNASNYLNEQGRIGDAYELASELSVSNTRRLYDKQVETALTYGKDVFGENYTWLSVNVYW, from the coding sequence TTGTCCTTTCGTACTATCACGCTTTCTTCTTTGTGTCTGCTGGGTGCAGCGCAGGCTATTGCTATGCCAACGGCATTTTTACCTTTGGGTAAAGATAACATCCTGGAATATCAAATTGATCAGATGTTTGCTTTGACTGGTACCATGCCAATGTCTAAGCCGTATCGTATCACTGAAATCAATAAGACCTTACTTAAGCTTGAAACTCTAGACTCTGGCTTACATCAAAGTATTAAAGCGCGATTAGCGCCGTATCTTGAAAGTGATGCAATTACTCGTCGTGGCATTAAGCTAAGAGTAGATTCTGGCGACGTGCAACAGCTAGCCAATGACCGAGGAAACTATAGCAGTGAGTATGCCGAGCTCTCATTCGATGGGATCTGGCGTGGCAGTGATTCTAGCCTGGTTCAAATCGGGGCAGAGTATCGTGTCGATGCGGGCAAGGTTGTGCCTTACAACACTTTTTATGCTTTAGGCGGAGATAACCTGCAACTTACTTTGGGTTACAAAGAGCACTGGTTCTCACCATTCAAACATGGTGCCATGGTGTATTCAAACAATGCCAAGCCTTCATTATCGGCATCTTTGGGGTTAAATCTGCCGTTAGATAATTGGTGGAACTTTGATTTTGAGCTGTTTTACTCTGAGCTGGAACATGTAGAGAAAGGTATCGTGTATCAGGGCCAGCTGCATGATGGCACACCTAAGCTGGCTGGAACGCATATCAGCTTCGAGCCGCTGGACAATTGGAAAATCGGTATCAACCGTATGATGCAGTTCGGTGGAGGACCGAGAGAAGTCGATTTTAAAGATGTAGTAAAAGCCTACTTTGATCCTGCAGGCAATGACAATCGCGGTCTTACCGGCAGTATAGATAATGAACTGGGCGATCAGTGGGCCACCATTACCAGTACCTTTACAACGCAATGGCTGACGCCGGTACAGTGGTATCTTGAATATGGTGGGGAAGACACCAAAAATCACAAAAATTACCAGTTTGGTAATACCGTTGCCAGCTTTGGCGTGTTTTTACCGGCATTGACGCCTGATATCACTCTGCGTTACGAGTATACAAATATCCATAGCCTCTGGTATGTCAATGAAATTTATGCAAAAGCGGGCAATACAATAGATGGCTTTGTGGTAGGGCATGCTGCGGCGAATCAACGCACATTTGGTGATGCGGCCCCTACTGATGTTCAGACGTTGGAAGTCAGCTATCGAGAGAACCTGGATTCTTTATGGCGTGTAAAAGCCTCAGTCATTGATAATGCCAGTAATTATCTCAATGAACAGGGTCGGATCGGGGATGCCTACGAGCTGGCTTCTGAGCTGTCTGTTTCTAACACCCGACGCCTCTATGACAAGCAGGTAGAGACAGCACTGACCTATGGCAAAGATGTGTTTGGTGAAAACTACACTTGGCTATCTGTCAATGTATACTGGTAA
- the waaA gene encoding lipid IV(A) 3-deoxy-D-manno-octulosonic acid transferase, with product MIRHLYSLLLLALCPVIVLYLYVIRGKKNPLYKAHFSERFGSVAKSSAEQAVIIHCASVGEVLAATPLIQALLKEHPNAPFVLTCNTPTGREQLTQQFGNSARDITICYLPIDFAFATRRFIRQLRPKVLLVLETELWPNLFYYARHAHCPVAVINARLSEKSFAGYQKVAPLSRFIMSQIDMLASHNQDDAARFVKLGLAQDKVTVTGSIKFDIALDDSQQDKINDIKAQLGMRPVWVAGSTHPIEHEQVLAAHQQLLTQLPDALLIIAPRHPEQFDKVAALIEAQGFSYSRRSQTYTVSSEVLLADTLGELKLLYGCGQIAYIGGSLIERGGHNPLEAAACSVGVLTGPHTYNFAHIYPELFALQGAIEVADSRQLADTLFAYLSSAQRATELGTQAQACLARNQGAIARSITMINSLLEK from the coding sequence ATGATTAGACATTTATACTCCCTGCTGCTGCTGGCATTGTGCCCCGTCATTGTGCTGTATCTGTACGTTATCAGAGGAAAAAAGAATCCGCTTTATAAAGCGCATTTCTCGGAGCGCTTCGGCTCAGTGGCCAAAAGCAGTGCTGAGCAGGCGGTCATAATCCACTGTGCCTCCGTAGGAGAAGTCCTGGCTGCTACGCCGCTTATCCAAGCGCTTTTAAAAGAACACCCGAATGCCCCGTTTGTATTGACCTGTAACACCCCAACCGGTCGCGAACAGCTGACTCAGCAATTCGGCAACAGTGCGCGAGATATCACCATCTGCTATTTACCAATAGATTTTGCCTTCGCGACACGACGCTTTATCCGGCAATTGCGACCAAAGGTATTATTGGTACTGGAAACTGAGTTATGGCCAAACCTGTTTTATTATGCCCGCCATGCACACTGCCCGGTTGCGGTGATCAATGCCCGCTTGTCTGAAAAATCCTTCGCTGGATACCAAAAAGTTGCCCCATTGAGTCGTTTTATCATGAGCCAGATAGACATGCTGGCCAGCCACAACCAGGATGATGCAGCGCGTTTTGTGAAGCTGGGCTTGGCTCAGGATAAAGTCACAGTAACGGGCTCAATCAAGTTTGATATCGCACTGGATGATAGCCAGCAGGATAAAATTAACGATATTAAGGCACAACTGGGCATGCGTCCCGTTTGGGTCGCGGGTTCAACACACCCTATAGAACACGAGCAGGTATTGGCAGCGCATCAGCAATTGTTAACCCAACTGCCCGATGCGCTGTTAATTATTGCGCCCAGGCACCCGGAGCAGTTCGACAAAGTCGCGGCATTAATTGAAGCTCAGGGGTTCAGCTATAGCCGCCGAAGCCAAACATACACAGTATCCTCTGAAGTTTTGCTGGCAGACACTTTGGGCGAGCTGAAACTGTTATACGGATGTGGGCAAATCGCCTACATTGGCGGCAGCCTAATTGAGCGCGGTGGTCATAACCCACTTGAAGCAGCGGCTTGTTCGGTCGGCGTGCTGACCGGGCCCCACACTTATAACTTTGCCCATATCTATCCTGAACTGTTTGCACTGCAAGGTGCGATTGAAGTGGCTGACTCACGCCAGTTAGCCGATACTTTATTCGCATATTTAAGTTCAGCGCAACGTGCAACAGAATTGGGCACACAGGCACAGGCTTGCCTGGCTCGCAACCAGGGCGCCATTGCGCGCAGTATTACTATGATCAACTCTCTTTTGGAAAAATAA
- a CDS encoding intermembrane phospholipid transport protein YdbH family protein — protein sequence MQVFNKYLIAMRRFFLILLFALFTIGITVYYFRVPLTLTIGKQILTEEQGLLECLDWSVDSWDRLAIERLCWRSDAISVELSNATFDGDHLQVGNMNVVHRAVQTASDTEVAHTPAPLQLDLPEGMPTLQVEALTVSSPLLPAPLNLSVTQRDDFAFIISGDVKADIDLYDTELRTTLDLSSPVVQTLLRQANLPVSVSALTGVVETHFDGLTVNADIQLQSTLNYALPQCQPEAQINGVIAAQWDLSNQSGKVDLSQLPVDVSAPECGSLLAKLPQSWQNSLWSAQWQVHIAEPVTLNADKISLPELRVSAGNGATLATLSDLAYSLGGQQVRSKLMLSHQSDALNLLEAQVDVLLEGSQLDSKGTVNLEVAQAPAELPVNWQDVTLRSEFTLQGTVTEQLNVTFKMQPQADSVTAENLSLEALSTTLSGQAAFDLTQQSAVATKAPIKLLQWQLNSDVERYLISGVQGRNLSVTGHGDINALLTATVHSDIRVGSFKRQEVRGKDLHQQLEFSGQLHSEGPVGKLTGSSVIELLAHPQLVLRDVEMRTSGSIAGSEQLALNHTLTLDNLELQLAHRLEAGLMPFTLTLADHGLGAVQSLANQFVPKLKIEQGLINAQVTGELTRQTFDFEMNVDDAAFLYEHHYVSELDLPMKGKWHGGELMIEPAPLSITEVRSGAVLTDVQGQITSDSNMPVLRQFRANVFGGQLAAEQILLSKQDQEIVVTASDLDLMLISEAGRESGVELHGQVSGRLPVFIRNGQAEIRDGYLSNVVDSMLKVEDNASFNALKAQRPELQTVFGVLDELSIETLSADVNMAQDGQLELAVKIVGENKQQKQPVNFNYTHSENIYTLFRALRLSDEITQEVEKALN from the coding sequence ATGCAAGTTTTCAATAAGTACCTGATAGCGATGCGGCGTTTTTTTCTTATTCTGTTATTTGCCCTGTTTACGATAGGGATCACTGTTTATTATTTTCGCGTGCCACTGACACTTACTATTGGCAAACAGATACTGACTGAAGAGCAGGGCTTGCTGGAGTGCTTAGACTGGTCTGTCGACAGCTGGGACAGACTGGCCATCGAGCGGCTGTGCTGGCGCAGTGATGCCATTTCGGTGGAGCTCAGTAATGCCACCTTTGATGGCGACCATTTGCAGGTGGGTAATATGAATGTGGTCCATCGTGCAGTTCAGACAGCTAGCGACACTGAGGTGGCGCATACGCCTGCGCCTTTACAGCTTGATTTACCAGAGGGCATGCCGACACTCCAGGTTGAGGCGCTCACCGTATCGAGCCCCTTGTTGCCAGCGCCGCTGAACCTGAGCGTAACCCAGCGCGATGACTTTGCGTTTATTATAAGCGGGGATGTGAAAGCCGACATTGACTTGTACGACACTGAGCTGCGTACCACATTGGATTTATCCAGCCCGGTTGTACAGACGTTGTTGCGCCAGGCTAACTTGCCGGTTTCAGTGTCGGCTTTGACGGGGGTTGTTGAAACCCATTTTGATGGCCTGACGGTCAACGCAGATATCCAGTTACAGAGCACATTGAACTATGCCTTGCCTCAGTGTCAGCCTGAAGCTCAGATCAATGGTGTGATCGCCGCACAGTGGGATCTGAGTAATCAAAGTGGCAAGGTGGATCTGAGCCAGTTGCCCGTCGACGTAAGTGCACCTGAGTGTGGATCGCTGCTTGCAAAGCTTCCTCAGTCTTGGCAAAACAGCCTTTGGTCGGCACAGTGGCAAGTCCATATCGCTGAGCCGGTGACGCTGAATGCGGATAAGATAAGCTTGCCTGAATTGCGTGTCTCTGCTGGCAATGGGGCAACTTTAGCAACGCTCAGCGACTTGGCATATTCGCTTGGTGGACAGCAGGTGCGCAGTAAACTGATGCTCTCACATCAAAGCGACGCGCTTAATCTGCTGGAGGCACAAGTCGATGTTTTGCTTGAAGGCTCGCAGTTGGATAGCAAGGGCACGGTCAACCTTGAGGTGGCGCAGGCGCCAGCTGAGCTGCCCGTTAACTGGCAGGACGTCACTTTACGCAGCGAGTTTACGTTGCAGGGCACCGTCACAGAGCAGCTAAATGTGACCTTTAAGATGCAACCTCAGGCAGATTCTGTGACAGCAGAAAATCTCAGCCTGGAGGCGCTTTCGACGACTCTGTCTGGCCAAGCCGCGTTCGACCTGACTCAGCAAAGTGCGGTAGCGACAAAAGCCCCAATTAAATTGCTGCAATGGCAGCTCAATTCTGATGTGGAGCGTTATTTGATAAGCGGCGTACAGGGGCGTAATCTCAGCGTCACAGGACATGGTGATATCAATGCCTTGCTGACAGCCACCGTGCATAGCGATATTCGGGTTGGCTCATTTAAACGTCAGGAAGTAAGAGGCAAAGACTTACATCAGCAGCTTGAGTTCAGTGGTCAATTGCACAGCGAGGGGCCGGTTGGCAAGCTAACGGGCAGCTCGGTGATTGAGCTGCTGGCTCACCCTCAATTGGTGCTCAGAGATGTCGAGATGCGAACGAGCGGCAGTATTGCGGGAAGTGAACAACTGGCACTGAATCATACACTCACTCTGGATAACCTGGAGCTACAACTGGCGCATCGTCTGGAAGCTGGGTTAATGCCATTTACCCTGACACTGGCCGATCATGGCTTGGGTGCAGTTCAGTCACTGGCCAACCAATTTGTGCCTAAACTTAAAATTGAACAGGGTCTGATCAATGCTCAGGTTACAGGAGAGCTGACGCGCCAGACTTTTGATTTTGAAATGAATGTGGATGATGCCGCGTTTCTATATGAGCACCACTATGTGTCGGAGCTGGACTTGCCAATGAAAGGGAAGTGGCATGGGGGTGAGCTGATGATCGAACCTGCGCCACTGAGTATCACCGAGGTGCGCTCGGGCGCTGTGCTGACAGACGTGCAAGGTCAGATAACCTCAGACAGCAACATGCCGGTGTTACGTCAGTTCAGGGCTAATGTGTTTGGTGGCCAGTTAGCGGCTGAGCAGATCCTACTGAGTAAGCAGGATCAGGAGATAGTAGTGACGGCCAGCGACCTTGACCTGATGTTGATCTCAGAAGCGGGCCGGGAGTCCGGGGTGGAGCTGCACGGCCAGGTATCCGGTAGGTTGCCGGTTTTCATACGCAACGGGCAGGCCGAGATCCGGGATGGCTACCTCAGCAATGTGGTGGATAGTATGCTCAAGGTAGAGGATAATGCGTCATTCAACGCCTTAAAGGCTCAGCGTCCGGAATTACAAACGGTGTTTGGTGTACTGGACGAGTTGAGTATTGAAACACTAAGTGCCGACGTGAACATGGCACAAGACGGGCAGCTGGAATTGGCTGTGAAAATCGTCGGTGAAAACAAGCAGCAAAAACAGCCCGTGAATTTTAATTATACGCACAGTGAAAATATTTATACCCTGTTCAGGGCATTGCGCCTGAGTGATGAAATTACTCAGGAAGTAGAAAAAGCTTTAAACTAA
- a CDS encoding D-sedoheptulose-7-phosphate isomerase has product MSINDHIKQSYQASLERHMALFAKMADYHSQSVELLAACKATLDAGGKVIWFGNGGSAADAQHLAAEFVVRYKLERGPLASIALTTDTSILTAHSNDYHFNTVFERQVQALCKPQDLVIGLTTSGTSENINLALQAANEIGAYTVALTGRTGGTVKDIARLPIIIDFDETARIQEAHMFIGHWLCEAVDMVIAEQSA; this is encoded by the coding sequence ATGTCAATCAATGATCACATCAAACAAAGCTATCAGGCCAGCTTAGAGCGACATATGGCGTTGTTCGCAAAAATGGCAGATTATCACTCCCAGTCTGTGGAATTACTGGCCGCCTGCAAAGCAACCTTAGATGCCGGTGGTAAGGTGATTTGGTTTGGTAATGGTGGCAGTGCGGCCGATGCACAGCACTTGGCTGCCGAGTTTGTGGTTCGTTACAAGCTCGAGCGTGGTCCGCTGGCATCCATTGCGTTGACCACAGATACGTCAATTTTAACGGCGCACAGCAATGATTATCACTTTAATACCGTATTTGAGCGCCAGGTACAGGCGCTGTGTAAACCTCAAGATCTGGTGATTGGCCTGACAACTTCAGGCACCAGTGAGAACATCAATCTGGCATTACAGGCGGCGAACGAGATTGGCGCCTATACGGTGGCACTGACAGGCCGTACTGGCGGCACAGTAAAAGACATCGCCAGATTGCCAATCATTATCGACTTTGATGAAACCGCACGTATTCAGGAAGCCCACATGTTTATCGGGCACTGGCTCTGTGAAGCGGTCGATATGGTGATTGCGGAGCAGTCAGCATGA
- a CDS encoding YnbE family lipoprotein: MKWMLTLVFAVLVSACTHKVQVETKEPITINLNVKVDHEIRVKVDKELDDLFSDDSELF, from the coding sequence ATGAAATGGATGCTAACTTTGGTGTTCGCTGTTTTGGTATCGGCCTGTACACATAAAGTACAGGTAGAAACCAAAGAGCCAATCACCATCAACTTAAACGTCAAAGTTGACCACGAGATCCGTGTTAAGGTCGACAAAGAGCTGGACGATCTGTTCAGCGATGACAGTGAACTATTCTAA
- a CDS encoding DUF1415 domain-containing protein, which produces MHHIAVKAMQNWVSSVIVKYNFCPFARKEVEQNAIHYRVCESQSPEDAVMDMLDECQALTQTPERETSLLIFTQGFADFDAFLDLVDLANALLVAQGYEGIFQLANFHPDYVFADAEEDDPANYTNRAPYPALHVIREASMAEALESYDDPESIPDNNIRLARRKGTAFWQQLLRQCLQEK; this is translated from the coding sequence ATGCACCATATTGCCGTCAAAGCGATGCAAAACTGGGTCAGCTCAGTGATCGTCAAATACAACTTTTGTCCATTTGCCCGCAAGGAAGTTGAGCAAAACGCGATTCACTATCGAGTCTGTGAGTCGCAATCTCCCGAAGATGCCGTGATGGATATGCTGGATGAGTGCCAGGCACTGACGCAGACACCAGAGCGCGAAACCAGCCTGCTTATTTTCACTCAGGGCTTTGCCGATTTTGACGCGTTTTTAGATCTGGTGGACCTGGCAAACGCGCTGCTGGTTGCACAAGGCTATGAAGGTATTTTCCAGCTGGCCAACTTCCATCCGGATTATGTATTTGCAGATGCAGAAGAGGACGACCCAGCCAACTACACGAATCGTGCGCCCTACCCGGCTTTACACGTGATCCGTGAAGCCAGCATGGCTGAAGCATTGGAAAGTTATGATGATCCCGAGTCAATACCGGATAACAATATCCGACTGGCACGCAGAAAAGGGACTGCGTTCTGGCAACAGTTACTGCGCCAGTGCCTGCAAGAAAAATAA
- a CDS encoding YdbL family protein yields MNASKLLTTIAAACMSFSVLAISLDDAKSQGLVGETATGYLGVIKGSSEVNKLVEEVNSKRKAKYQQLAKKNGISLSQVEVMAAKKTFAKTAPGHFVKVDGKWVKK; encoded by the coding sequence ATGAACGCATCTAAGTTACTCACCACGATTGCCGCAGCTTGTATGAGCTTTTCGGTATTAGCCATTTCTCTGGATGACGCAAAGTCCCAGGGTTTGGTTGGCGAAACCGCAACGGGCTATCTGGGTGTGATTAAGGGCAGCAGCGAAGTGAATAAGCTGGTAGAGGAAGTCAACAGCAAGCGTAAAGCAAAGTATCAGCAGCTGGCCAAGAAAAACGGCATCAGCCTGAGCCAGGTTGAAGTTATGGCTGCCAAGAAAACCTTTGCCAAAACCGCACCCGGTCACTTTGTTAAAGTAGACGGTAAGTGGGTTAAAAAGTAA
- a CDS encoding 3-deoxy-D-manno-octulosonic acid kinase yields MSPVTENKHPILNKTHYFATYEIFPDKKSRYTGRSSLQCHLREPMLKIEQHHNHYLLHTCHTPESLSLDWFDVAFWQRQNAVVTSKQGRAAAWFVRYASQQVAVLKHYWRGGLIGKVLKDQYLFTGLKSTRVYLELDLLTQLASLGLPVPTPLGARITVSAGIYRADILTDAISGAQSLCERLQSAPLPSQDWQQVATTLARFHHAGAYHDDLNCNNILFDDQGKVYLIDFDKGALKTPAQAWQQANIERLARSLKKEASRATQFFCTEQDWQGFIDTYQGTMTKKPA; encoded by the coding sequence ATGTCGCCCGTAACTGAAAATAAGCACCCGATCTTAAATAAAACCCACTATTTTGCAACCTATGAGATTTTCCCCGATAAGAAAAGTCGTTACACTGGGCGTTCGTCGTTGCAGTGCCACCTCAGAGAACCCATGTTAAAAATAGAACAACACCATAATCACTACTTGCTGCATACCTGCCATACTCCGGAGTCTTTGTCTCTGGACTGGTTCGATGTGGCATTCTGGCAACGGCAGAACGCCGTTGTGACCTCAAAGCAGGGGCGCGCTGCGGCCTGGTTTGTGCGCTATGCTTCGCAGCAGGTTGCGGTTCTCAAACACTACTGGCGCGGGGGCTTAATTGGTAAAGTGCTCAAAGATCAGTATCTGTTCACCGGCCTGAAAAGCACCCGGGTGTATCTTGAGCTGGACTTGCTCACTCAACTTGCCAGCCTGGGCTTACCAGTTCCGACGCCGCTGGGCGCCAGAATCACCGTGTCGGCAGGTATTTATCGTGCGGATATCCTGACGGACGCGATCTCAGGCGCACAAAGCTTGTGTGAAAGGCTACAATCAGCACCGCTGCCGTCGCAGGATTGGCAGCAAGTCGCAACCACGCTGGCGCGCTTTCATCATGCCGGTGCCTATCACGACGATTTAAACTGCAACAATATTTTGTTTGATGATCAGGGCAAAGTCTACTTGATCGATTTTGACAAAGGCGCGCTCAAAACGCCTGCACAAGCGTGGCAGCAGGCTAACATCGAACGGCTCGCCCGCTCGCTGAAAAAAGAGGCATCACGCGCCACACAGTTTTTCTGTACAGAGCAGGACTGGCAGGGTTTTATTGATACTTATCAGGGTACAATGACAAAAAAGCCGGCGTAA